Proteins encoded by one window of Mycolicibacterium cosmeticum:
- a CDS encoding MBL fold metallo-hydrolase, translated as MDITVTFIGNATTLISSRGLTVLTDPNFLHRGQHAYLGYGLVSKRLHDPALDIDALPPLDAVVLSHMHGDHWDRVTQSRLDRSLPVWTTPHAAKRLRRRGFGAAVGLRTWQCQRNTRGDASVTVTALPGRHAPTPVDRFLPPVMGSMIEFAGAGGPARRVYVSGDTLLVEELDEIPRRFPDIDAGVLHLGGTRLPFGRHAPFGLTVTMDGQQGAGLVDLLDLPRVIPVHFDDYGVFASPLRDFLGTMQRRGLADRVVELARGASVTV; from the coding sequence ATGGACATCACGGTCACCTTCATCGGGAACGCCACCACGCTGATCAGCAGCCGCGGCTTGACCGTGCTGACCGACCCGAACTTCCTGCATCGCGGGCAGCACGCCTATCTCGGCTACGGCCTGGTCTCCAAGCGCCTGCACGATCCTGCCCTGGACATCGACGCGCTGCCGCCGTTGGACGCCGTGGTGCTGTCCCATATGCACGGCGACCACTGGGACCGCGTCACGCAGTCCCGGCTCGACCGGTCGCTGCCGGTGTGGACGACGCCGCACGCGGCAAAACGGCTGCGCCGCCGTGGTTTCGGCGCGGCGGTCGGCCTGCGGACCTGGCAGTGTCAGCGCAATACCCGCGGTGATGCGAGCGTCACCGTGACGGCCCTACCGGGCCGGCACGCTCCCACCCCGGTGGACAGGTTCCTGCCGCCGGTGATGGGGTCGATGATCGAGTTCGCGGGGGCCGGTGGTCCGGCGCGGCGCGTGTACGTCTCCGGGGACACCCTGCTGGTCGAGGAGCTCGACGAGATCCCCCGCCGGTTCCCCGATATCGACGCCGGGGTGCTGCATCTCGGTGGCACCCGCCTGCCGTTCGGGCGGCATGCGCCGTTCGGCCTCACCGTCACCATGGACGGGCAACAGGGTGCGGGTCTGGTGGACCTTCTGGATCTGCCGCGGGTCATTCCGGTGCACTTCGACGATTACGGCGTCTTCGCCTCGCCGCTGCGAGACTTCCTGGGGACGATGCAACGCCGGGGGCTGGCCGATCGGGTGGTCGAGCTGGCCCGCGGCGCGTCGGTCACCGTGTGA
- a CDS encoding YdcF family protein, which translates to MRSRIAVLVLVFAALWGPLAPAAHAAPGPVGKDFSKPAIVILGYGLRPDGSMRPVLQRRVLAGLAVAQFFPQSPVIVTGGNPKNGRTEAGEMRNMLMLLGFPANRIVVEDRANSTVQNARFSVPMAKEAGTSGIILVTSSTHQDRADGNFADAGGNVLATVSFPDGSPGTNIVQFVRDVMSPFVPIG; encoded by the coding sequence ATGCGGAGCCGGATCGCGGTGCTGGTATTGGTGTTCGCGGCGCTGTGGGGTCCGCTCGCCCCGGCCGCACACGCGGCACCCGGCCCGGTGGGCAAGGACTTCTCCAAACCCGCGATCGTCATCCTCGGCTACGGTCTGCGGCCCGACGGCAGCATGCGCCCTGTCCTGCAGCGCCGCGTACTCGCCGGGCTGGCGGTGGCCCAGTTCTTCCCGCAATCACCGGTCATCGTCACCGGCGGCAACCCGAAGAACGGCAGGACCGAGGCCGGTGAGATGCGAAACATGCTGATGCTGCTCGGTTTCCCGGCTAACCGGATCGTCGTCGAGGACCGCGCCAACAGCACGGTGCAGAACGCGAGATTCTCCGTGCCGATGGCCAAGGAGGCCGGCACGTCGGGCATCATCCTGGTGACCTCGTCAACCCACCAGGACCGGGCCGACGGCAACTTCGCCGACGCGGGCGGTAACGTGCTGGCGACGGTCAGCTTCCCGGACGGGTCGCCGGGCACCAACATCGTGCAATTCGTCCGCGACGTGATGAGTCCGTTCGTCCCGATCGGCTGA
- a CDS encoding aldehyde dehydrogenase family protein yields the protein MREYLSFYIDGQWVAPVHPATIDVDDPRTEHISGRIANGSADDVDVAVRAARRAFGSWSQTGKEDRLAVLGAILAEYRNRAGDLADAVSEEMGAPPGLAAGPQVNLGLGHLATAIDVLTGFEFDEQRGSTLLIKEPVGVCGLITPWNWPLNQIAVKVFPALATGCTMVLKPSEVAPYSAQIFAEILDAAGVPAGVFNMVFGDGQGVGAAIAGHPDIDMVSFTGSTRAGIEVARNAAPTVKRVSQELGGKSPNIVLDDAEFAKGVAAGVKVMMLNSGQSCNAPSRMLVPNARMDEAIAIARQVASSVAVGDPDDKSAIGPVASRAQYDKIQGLINKGIDEGATLVAGGPGRPDGLDAGYFVKPTVFADVTNDMVIAREEIFGPVLCILGYDDLDQAVQIANDTDYGLAGYVSAADLDAARAVARRIRAGSVAINHAFDIAAPFGGYKRSGNGREWGDAGFDEYLEVKAAVGYAP from the coding sequence ATGCGCGAATACCTCAGCTTCTATATCGACGGTCAGTGGGTCGCCCCGGTGCATCCCGCCACGATCGATGTCGACGACCCGCGAACCGAGCACATATCGGGCCGCATCGCCAACGGCTCGGCCGACGACGTCGACGTCGCGGTGCGGGCCGCGCGGCGTGCCTTCGGGTCCTGGTCGCAGACCGGCAAGGAGGACCGGTTGGCGGTGCTGGGCGCGATCCTCGCCGAATACCGGAACCGGGCCGGCGACCTGGCCGACGCGGTGAGCGAAGAGATGGGCGCCCCACCTGGACTGGCGGCCGGGCCGCAGGTCAACCTCGGCCTGGGACATCTGGCCACGGCGATCGACGTGCTCACCGGATTCGAGTTCGACGAGCAACGCGGCTCCACCCTGCTGATCAAGGAACCCGTCGGCGTCTGCGGACTGATCACCCCGTGGAACTGGCCGCTCAACCAGATCGCCGTCAAGGTCTTCCCGGCCCTGGCCACCGGTTGCACCATGGTGCTCAAGCCCTCGGAGGTGGCGCCGTACTCCGCCCAGATCTTCGCCGAGATCCTCGATGCCGCGGGCGTACCGGCCGGCGTCTTCAACATGGTGTTCGGCGACGGACAGGGTGTGGGTGCGGCGATCGCCGGCCACCCCGACATCGACATGGTGTCCTTCACCGGGTCGACCCGCGCCGGCATCGAGGTCGCCCGCAACGCCGCGCCCACCGTGAAGCGGGTCAGCCAGGAACTCGGCGGCAAGAGCCCCAACATCGTGCTGGACGACGCCGAGTTCGCCAAGGGGGTCGCGGCCGGGGTCAAGGTGATGATGCTGAACAGCGGGCAGAGCTGTAATGCGCCGTCGCGCATGCTCGTTCCGAACGCGCGGATGGACGAGGCCATCGCGATCGCGCGGCAGGTCGCCTCCAGTGTCGCCGTCGGTGATCCCGACGACAAGTCTGCCATCGGGCCGGTCGCGTCCAGGGCCCAGTACGACAAGATCCAGGGCCTGATCAACAAGGGCATCGACGAGGGCGCGACGCTGGTGGCCGGCGGCCCGGGCCGCCCCGACGGGCTCGATGCCGGCTATTTCGTCAAACCGACCGTGTTCGCCGACGTCACCAATGACATGGTGATCGCGCGGGAGGAGATCTTCGGCCCGGTGCTGTGCATCCTCGGCTACGACGACCTGGACCAGGCGGTCCAGATCGCCAACGACACCGATTATGGTCTGGCGGGCTATGTTTCGGCCGCCGACCTGGATGCGGCCCGCGCGGTCGCCCGCCGGATCCGGGCCGGTTCGGTGGCCATCAACCACGCGTTCGACATCGCCGCGCCATTCGGCGGGTACAAACGCAGCGGCAACGGCCGGGAATGGGGCGACGCGGGCTTCGACGAGTATCTGGAGGTCAAGGCGGCGGTCGGCTACGCGCCGTAG